A stretch of the Gossypium hirsutum isolate 1008001.06 chromosome D07, Gossypium_hirsutum_v2.1, whole genome shotgun sequence genome encodes the following:
- the LOC107954789 gene encoding 14-3-3 protein 4, translating to MSPTESSREENVYMAKLAEQAERYEEMVEFMENVAKTVDVGELTVEERNLLSVAYKNVIGARRASWRIISSIEQKEESRGNEDHVATIKKYRSKIEAELSKICDGILSLLESHLIPSASSAESKVFYLKMKGDYHRYLAEFKTAAERKEAAESTLLAYKSAQDIALGDLAPTHPIRLGLALNFSVFYYEILNSPDRACNLAKQAFDEAISELDTLGEESYKDSTLIMQLLRDNLTLWTSDITDEAGDEIKEASKPESGEGQQ from the exons ATGTCGCCAACCGAATCATCACGAGAGGAAAATGTTTACATGGCCAAGCTGGCTGAGCAGGCCGAGCGCTATGAGGAAATGGTAGAGTTCATGGAAAATGTAGCAAAAACTGTAGATGTTGGTGAGCTGACTGTCGAGGAAAGGAACCTTCTCTCTGTAGCTTACAAAAATGTGATTGGGGCTAGGAGGGCTTCATGGAGGATTATCTCTTCTATTGAGCAGAAGGAAGAGAGCAGAGGAAATGAGGATCATGTTGCAACCATCAAGAAGTATAGGAGCAAGATTGAAGCTGAGCTCAGCAAGATATGTGATGGGATTTTGAGCCTCCTTGAGTCTCACCTCATTCCTTCAGCTTCATCTGCCGAGTCCAAGGTGTTTTACCTTAAAATGAAGGGTGATTATCATAGGTATCTTGCTGAGTTCAAGACTGCTGCTGAGAGGAAGGAAGCTGCTGAGAGCACTTTGTTGGCTTACAAGTCTGCACAG GATATTGCTCTCGGTGACCTAGCGCCAACTCATCCAATTAGGCTGGGACTTGCTCTTAACTTCTCTGTTTTCTACTATGAAATTCTTAACTCACCTGATCGTGCTTGCAATCTTGCAAAACAG GCATTTGATGAGGCTATTTCTGAGTTGGATACATTGGGTGAGGAATCCTACAAGGATAGTACATTGATCATGCAACTTCTTCGGGACAACCTAACCCTTTGGACATCTGATATCACg GATGAAGCTGGAGACGAGATCAAGGAAGCTTCCAAACCCGAGTCAGGAGAGGGACAGCAGTGA